Genomic DNA from Enterococcus saccharolyticus subsp. saccharolyticus:
CGGTTGTAACTCCTTCACCCCTTCAATGGTAATTGGTGGGAATTCAGAATCGTTGTCTCCGTGCATTTGCGCGTTCATTTCACGCAAAGGCAACATCACACGATTCATCGGTCGTTTATTTAAAGAATCATCACCAAACAATGTCGTTTCAAAATCCGAACCAGCTAAAATACCCATCATTAAACGAATGGTTGTACCTGAGTTTCCAATGTCAATCGCTGTGTCTGCTGGTTTCAAACCACCAAATCCTTGTCCTTCAATCGTAATCGTTTCACCATCGTCTTCAATGGGGACTCCTAACGCTTGGAACGCGTGTAGGGTGCTCATGCAATCTTCGGCACGTAAGAAGTTTTTCACGGTTGTTTTGCCATTAGCTAGTGACCCGAACATGATGCTGCGATGTGAGATTGATTTATCTGCTGGAACACGTAACGTTCCGTTTAATTGATTTGCCTGTGATAATTTCATAGTTTCCTCCTATTTCAGACGACAAGGATAGTCGGTCTTCTCTTCAATACATTGTTTACCGGCAAGTAAATCTCCTTGATTTTTAAAGGTTAGTTGTAACACACCGATAATGTCTTCACGCGTTTCTAAAATCTTAATGTTAATGACAGAAATATCTGCTTGACCCAAAATGCTGGTAATTTCCGCAATGACCCCTGGACGGTCAGGAACATCCACCATTAAATCATAAAACGCTGGAATCGCCCCATTGCTATGAACAGGTAAGTTATCACGCGTATCTTTTGCATTTTCAAAAAATTGAAAAATCTTTGTTTGGTCTTCTGTTTTCAACCAGTCAGAAATTTCTGTCATTTGTGTTTGCCAAGTATCCATTAAAGCTAGCAACGCTTCACGGTTACTCAGTAAAATATCCGTCCACATCTGTGGATCAGCCGAAGCAATTCGTGTAATGTCTCGAAAACCACCGGCGGCTAATTGTTTGGCGCGCGGGTGCAATTGATTGAATACATCGGCTTGATTGACTAATCCAGAGGCGATGATATGCGGTAGATGGGACAACATCCCCGTAATTTGGTCGTGTTCTTCGGCAGTTAACATCACATATTTGG
This window encodes:
- a CDS encoding prephenate dehydrogenase; translation: MKQNVLIIGLGLIGASLAIAIKKEHPAVHLIGWDYFEETRIIAKNQQIVDEIPTTFEEGAVKADILLLAVPIKTSLTYLQELAALPLKPTALVTDAGSTKQEIMVLAEQLPFDFIGGHPMAGSHKSGVSAANGDLFENAYYIFTVPQNEQVAKRVTELQVLFQGARAKYVMLTAEEHDQITGMLSHLPHIIASGLVNQADVFNQLHPRAKQLAAGGFRDITRIASADPQMWTDILLSNREALLALMDTWQTQMTEISDWLKTEDQTKIFQFFENAKDTRDNLPVHSNGAIPAFYDLMVDVPDRPGVIAEITSILGQADISVINIKILETREDIIGVLQLTFKNQGDLLAGKQCIEEKTDYPCRLK